In one Parageobacillus genomosp. 1 genomic region, the following are encoded:
- a CDS encoding peptidoglycan-binding protein, producing MSIRPRHVVLTTAFASALFLMPNDGKAAEWKVGMSSPQVKELQQLLKEKGFFTYPTATGYFGPITEQAVKAFQSSARLPVTGIVDDATYAKLKGITASNAGMKIGSRGNNVKVLQQNLKQLGYFKYPEITGYFGTITQDAVKRFQQANGLSATGVADARTVQLIEKALDQRSVKASAARDNVLKIGSRGKEVSELQENLKLLGYFKYPEITGYYGTITADAVRQFQKQYQLPVTGTADSTTISKIDEAIKKKKQSNPSDTKGMIYLTIGSTGNEVKQVQTKLKQLGYFTYPKITGYYGTITADAVKAFQRDVNLKVTGIVDTATYERLIGKAPARKLDVIELVADAAELLGTPYVWGGQTPEIGFDCSGFVVYLFKKQGISLPRTVAMIWNVGKSVSSPSVGDMVFFETYKQGPSHVGIYIGNNQFIHSGVSTGVTISNLNNSYWKARYLGAKRYY from the coding sequence GTGAGTATAAGGCCAAGACATGTTGTATTAACGACTGCTTTCGCTTCAGCACTGTTTTTGATGCCGAATGACGGGAAAGCAGCAGAATGGAAAGTTGGGATGAGTTCGCCGCAAGTGAAAGAGCTGCAGCAGCTCCTCAAAGAAAAAGGGTTTTTTACATATCCGACTGCCACAGGTTATTTCGGACCGATTACAGAGCAGGCAGTCAAAGCGTTTCAATCTTCTGCCCGCCTGCCGGTCACCGGCATTGTCGATGACGCTACATATGCAAAATTGAAAGGAATCACCGCTTCTAATGCGGGAATGAAGATCGGCTCGCGCGGAAACAATGTAAAAGTGCTTCAACAAAACTTAAAACAGCTTGGTTACTTTAAGTATCCAGAGATTACTGGTTATTTTGGGACGATCACACAAGACGCGGTGAAACGATTCCAGCAGGCAAATGGGCTTTCCGCAACCGGGGTGGCCGATGCGCGTACGGTACAGTTGATTGAAAAGGCGTTGGATCAGCGGTCTGTCAAAGCATCAGCGGCTCGAGACAATGTGTTAAAAATTGGCTCCAGAGGGAAGGAGGTAAGCGAACTACAAGAAAACTTAAAGTTGCTTGGTTACTTTAAATATCCAGAGATTACTGGCTATTATGGAACCATTACGGCGGATGCGGTCCGTCAATTTCAAAAACAATATCAGCTCCCGGTTACCGGTACGGCTGACAGCACTACGATCTCGAAAATAGATGAAGCAATCAAGAAAAAAAAGCAGTCAAATCCATCTGACACAAAGGGGATGATCTATTTAACAATCGGGTCGACTGGCAATGAAGTCAAACAAGTGCAAACGAAATTAAAGCAGCTTGGTTATTTTACATATCCGAAAATAACTGGCTATTATGGAACGATAACAGCTGATGCTGTAAAAGCGTTTCAGCGGGACGTAAATTTGAAAGTGACAGGGATTGTCGATACAGCAACATATGAGCGTTTGATTGGAAAAGCACCGGCGCGGAAACTGGATGTCATAGAGCTTGTCGCTGATGCGGCAGAACTTCTAGGCACGCCGTACGTTTGGGGCGGTCAGACTCCGGAGATCGGCTTTGACTGCAGCGGGTTTGTTGTATATTTGTTTAAAAAACAAGGCATTTCTTTGCCACGGACGGTGGCGATGATTTGGAATGTTGGGAAGTCTGTGTCTTCTCCTTCGGTCGGAGATATGGTTTTCTTTGAAACGTATAAGCAAGGACCATCCCATGTTGGTATTTACATTGGAAATAACCAGTTTATTCATAGCGGTGTTTCTACGGGAGTAACGATTAGCAATCTCAATAATTCTTATTGGAAAGCACGATATTTAGGAGCGAAACGATATTACTAG
- the ssb gene encoding single-stranded DNA-binding protein gives MINQVVLVGRLTKDPELRYTAEGAAVANITLAVTRNFRNAEGGVDTDFVPCVLWRKTAENTANYCRKGSMIAVTGRVQTRNYENKDGQRVYVTEVVAESVRFIGASKVNQWIERT, from the coding sequence ATGATTAACCAAGTGGTGCTCGTCGGCCGGTTAACGAAAGACCCAGAACTTCGCTATACCGCCGAAGGGGCAGCAGTCGCTAACATTACGTTAGCGGTGACAAGAAATTTCCGCAATGCGGAAGGAGGGGTAGATACGGATTTCGTCCCGTGCGTCCTTTGGCGAAAGACAGCGGAAAACACCGCCAATTATTGTCGGAAAGGCTCGATGATTGCGGTGACGGGGCGAGTCCAAACGCGAAACTATGAAAACAAAGATGGACAGCGTGTCTATGTGACTGAGGTAGTGGCAGAATCTGTCCGCTTTATCGGCGCCAGCAAAGTGAATCAATGGATCGAGCGCACATGA
- a CDS encoding helix-turn-helix domain-containing protein: MDLGERLKYLRKQQHWTQEQLAQYLNISRSQISKWENGDLLPDVQSLEKLSNLYNVSVDFLIGKHTSKKELLREVRRLYQTDDISEKTIDIIDYLKQNPDIEEAIYSLTQLPSKKRKHAEAMIVTIVKEFSDAIQ; the protein is encoded by the coding sequence ATGGATTTAGGCGAAAGACTAAAATATTTGCGCAAGCAGCAGCACTGGACACAGGAACAGTTAGCGCAATATTTGAATATATCGCGCTCACAAATTAGCAAATGGGAAAATGGCGACTTGCTTCCCGATGTACAGTCGCTAGAAAAACTAAGCAATTTGTACAACGTGAGCGTCGACTTTTTAATTGGCAAGCATACGTCCAAAAAAGAACTGTTGCGCGAGGTCAGACGATTGTATCAAACGGACGATATTAGCGAAAAAACGATCGATATTATTGATTATTTGAAACAAAACCCCGACATCGAAGAAGCGATTTACTCGCTGACACAATTGCCGAGCAAAAAGCGGAAACACGCCGAAGCGATGATCGTGACGATCGTCAAAGAATTTTCCGATGCCATCCAATAG
- a CDS encoding YwpF-like family protein codes for MKTFKLVGLSVVYDDSHRQDIPFIDGLIINKEDGKNRWLVEAYLDQQYEPIFADLQHKESEFRLQVTITNRSNDPANMLVTIRSITRMNNHISVLMEGLIVPSRTNLAEVVLAGLVKKGLQGEALLKEFKQQLDERRGIKNNEETVKG; via the coding sequence ATGAAAACCTTCAAGCTTGTGGGGCTCTCCGTCGTTTACGACGATTCGCACCGGCAGGATATTCCGTTTATTGACGGCCTTATTATTAATAAAGAAGATGGAAAAAACCGCTGGCTCGTGGAAGCCTATTTAGACCAACAGTATGAACCAATTTTCGCAGACCTGCAGCACAAAGAGAGTGAATTTCGTCTGCAAGTAACAATTACCAATCGCAGCAATGATCCAGCCAATATGCTTGTCACCATTCGTTCCATCACAAGAATGAACAACCATATCAGTGTGCTGATGGAAGGACTCATCGTTCCAAGTAGAACGAACTTGGCGGAAGTCGTACTGGCGGGTCTTGTGAAAAAGGGACTGCAAGGCGAGGCGTTATTGAAAGAATTTAAACAGCAACTAGACGAACGCCGCGGGATCAAAAATAATGAAGAAACAGTAAAGGGCTAG